ggttgtgctgctgcagggcaacaaacaaagaaaaccaaaataagggcttgttttttttttcctctgttccttaAAAATGAGCCTTGGGGAGATTTAGAAGGTATCAGGGAGCTCCCGAAGGAAGAAAGTTGCCAAAAAAGGGAATTTCCCTAAAAACTGAGGCTGCTTTCTACAAAACTTGAAGTTATTTCACTGATTAATTCTCTGGGATTCCAGAGGAATCTGCTTCTACACCCAGCAACCATCACCCCGTGGCTACCATCACCCCGTGGCTACCATCACCCCGTGGCTACCATCACCCCGTGGCTACCATCACCTCCTGGCTACCATCACCTCCTGGCTACCGTCACCTCGTGGCTACCATCACCCCGTGGCTACCATCACCCCGTGGCTACCATCACCTCCTGGCTACCATCACCTCCTGGCTACCATCACCCCGTGGCTACCATCACCTCCTGGCTACCATCACCTCCTGGCTACCATCACCCCGTGGCTACCATCACCTCCTGGCTACCATCACCTCCTGGCTACCATCACCCCGTGGCTACCATCACCTCCTGGCTACCATCACGTCCTGGCTACCATCACCCCATGGCTACCATCACCTCCTGGCTACCATCACCTCCTGGCTACCATCACCCCGTGGCTACCATCACCTCCTGGCTACCATCACCTCCTGGCTACCATCACCTCCTGGCTACCATCACCCTGTGGCTACCATCACCCTGTGGCTACCATCACCTCCTGGCTACCATCACCTCCTGGCTACCGTCACCTCGTGGCTACCATCACCTCCTGGCTACCATCACCTCGTGGCTACCATCACCCCGTGGCTACCATCACCTCCTGGCTACCATCACCTCCTGGCTACCATCACCCCGTGGCTACCATCACCCTGTGGCTACCATCACCTCCTGGCTACCATCACCTTGTGGCTACCATCACCTCCTGGTACCATCACCCCGTGGCTACCATCACCTCCTGGCTACCATCACCATTCCTCTCACCATTTCCTCTTCCCAGAACTGGTTTAAAACCATGACCCAGGGGACTTGGCACTCGAGATCCCCAAAACAAGGTGGAATTGGGAGATTTTCTTACTTTGACTGGGAACTTGGGGCCTCCCCGGGTAGGCACGGgggttcttttcttcttgttttgctCGATGGCAACGGGAGCATCAGGAAAAAGCTTCTCCAGGGCGGCCAGAGCAGCGTAGGCCTTGGCCACCTTCTTGTTGGAACCAGCTCCTTGGAACTTCTGTCCATCAACCTCCACCTGTGGAAAGGGATCAAACCAtcagcagggaggaaaagggttTTCTGGTGTCTGAAGACAACCCCACAAGCTGGGAGGATTGAAGGGGAGGCTGGAGGTGGCTTTGAGCAACTGAGTTGAGCAGAAACACCCCTGCCCATTGAGTTCTCCTCCTGactcccttccaacccaagccctTGGGGTGTTTGATGGTTTTGAGGTCtccaggggcagggaggaggggtgggggtgacCTCACCTCCATCACGAAGCGTTTGTCGTGGCTGCCACCTGTCTCTGAGATCAGTTCATACTTCAGCCCGCGCCGCTTCTCGTTCAGCTCCATCACGGGGTTCTTCCCATGTTTTGTCAGGATTGGTCCCTGTTGCTTCACGTTCTGGAAGCATGAAGAGCAAAATGaaagttcaaaaaaaaaaaaaaaaaagcaaataaaggaCCTGAAGTTGTTTCTGGAAGAGAGAATTTGGAAAGTAAGTTGGGAGAAACCCCTTGGGTGGTTTTGACCTCATCTCTTGTGTCATGAGAGTCGCTCAACAGCTGCAAGGTGCTTCTGATAGCCTCCCGTGACATCACCCTGAAGGGCATCACCCCAAAGGACATCCCCCCAAAGGACATCCACCCAAAGGACATCCCCCCAAAGGGCATCCCCCCATGACCTCACCTCTGGGGTCTGATCTGCAgggggagaggcagcagtgggTGTGCTGACTGCTTCCACGACAGGCGGGGGGGAGGCGACCACGGGTTTCTGCTCCGTCTCCTCCGCGGactcctctcctttcccagagTCTTTCCCTTCCACCCCTGTGGGTAACCCCATGTCTTGCAAcacctggagaggagaagataACTGAGGAGACCTCCCAGACCCAATGCCCTGCTCATTTTGGGTGAAGTCCTCCAGAAAACCAGCCAAGAATCCCAGGACCAATCACCAGGCATTCCCCAAACCCCATGAGACACTTCCAAAACCTCAGAGATGTCTCTTCACGTTGACCCCAAGGGTCTGGGATGTCTTTCCCCACCTCTGGTTGATGCCACCCATCAACctccttgcctttttttcccctgggagaGAGGTGGGATTCCCTCCAGCTGGAATTTCCACCCCAAGCTCTCACCTTGACAGCCACGTGGAGCTTGGCTGTCTTTTTGGAAGGCCCCGAGGCCTCGAAGGTGCTGCCATCAATCTCCACCGACATGGTGAAGATGGGAGCGTGCACAGGACCAGTCTGAGACACCAGTTTGTACTGGAGGCCAGGTTTTAACTGGTTTAGTTTCATCAGGGCGTTCATGGCCTGGGGAGGTTCCAGCTTTtcctctgaagaaagaaaaacaccccAAGGTTGACAGATGTTCATCACCTCTTCCCaagaagcaacaaaaccaagttctgagctctgttttcttcctttttttaaaaattagtattgCTTGAGACttgataaatttaaaaagaaataaaactcattTATTGGCAGCCCCCCCACCCAGCCACCAGAgtctttcccccctccccagcaccaacAGCACCCAGGTGGTCCCTGAACACCTACCTCTTGTTAGCTCAATACCTTTTTTCtgaatcttctttttctttttgctgggagatttttcttctccatcttcctccaTGGGACGCTTCATGGGGGTGACAGCATACGTTGTACTGGGAGGAATCTGGACTGTAACAccaggcacacacacaccaaaacaaTTAACAACCTTTAATCGTTCTGTTTCTGGCAGCAAAAAGCTTTGGGAAGCTTTctggggtgttttggtttgggtttttttttttattacctacCAGTATAATCAACAGGGTTCTCGTTCTTTGGTTTCTTGGGCATTTTGGAAGGGAGGGGATCCATCCCCAAGACTTTGTGGAGCTGACCAAAAGCAGCAAGTCTCAGAGCGTGCTAAAAAAGTGAAAGATGCGTTACCAGGGTGTGAAAATGGCTCCAACCAACCTCTGTTCCCTGCACACTTCCATCCAGGAACATTCTACCCACCCCTACACAAGAAAATCCTCAGGGGTTTAAATAGGACTCTCTGATTGATccattttttggtttgtttttttggaagtTCAACCCAAAAATCAGGGGATCAAGTCGCTATTTAAATCCTGATTCTTTGCTTCTGGTTGGACCAAGCTATAAATTTCCTTCTTGGTGTGGGACCCAGTTTTGGATTTTGACTTGACCAGAGGTTAAACCAgtgagcagagccctggggaaggTGACTAAACTACAATTAACCAACACGGCCGTTCCGAGTCAGTCGAACTCGTTAAGTTTTTGTAACATCTGGAGTCAAAACTATACCTGAGCACTCTGTGTGATATCTTCCCTTTGTTGTCTGTCTAGATGCCCAATAGCATCAGTGGCTTCTTTTTCACAAGGATCATAAATACCAGAACCATCTGAAGGCAGGAAACAAGGAAGATATGCAGAGAATTATCCTGGTGTTTGCTAAAGAGACTGAACTAAGAATTCCCTGGGCAGCGACCACAGGACAAGGACTGACACCATCCACTGTCCAACACCCTGAGACTCCTCTGGGCTCAGCACCAGGGACACCTCACCGCTCGCCACCGCTCCGGGGAATCCTTGGGGACGTTTTGCCCTCTCTCTACAAAGGGGATTTTTAACCTGGTGGCTCCGTAGCTCTCAACGCACCCTCAGGAATAAAAACCCGGGTGGGTGGGTTTGGGGTAGGGGTTGTGGGAGGGAGGTGCTTTTCCCAAGTTGGGTGGTGGGAGAGGGCCAGGAACCTGCAgtaggtgggtgggtgggggtccCTGGAGAGGAGCTCACCTGGCATGACAATGCCTGAGGCCAAGCACTCCAGCACCCGCCGCAGAGCCTCCCCTGCACCCATCGGGCGGTTGGCGGTGCCGATGGATTTCtcacagagcagctccaggggctgGAAGAGAGGGGTGGGAAaaggggtgggtttttttgggggaaaaagtgaagggaaaggttttggaagaaaataagcGAAGGGTGGGAAGAGttttggaggggggggagaaagtgaagaagaggttttggaggaaaaaaagcgAGGGAagttttggagaggaaaaagtaaAGAGGTTTTGAGAGAAGAAAGTGAGGGGTGGGAGAGTTTGGGGGGGAAAAGTGAAGGAAGAcgttttgagagaaaaaagtgaGGGGTGGGAGAGTTTGGGGGGAAGTTAAGGAGGAGTTTTAGGGGGAAAAGTAAAGGAAGAGGTTTTGGGAGAAGAAAGTGAGGGGTGGGAAAGTTAAGGAGGAGTTTTAGGGGGAAAAAGTAAAGGAAGAGGTTTTGGGAGAAGAAAGTGAGGGGTGGGAGAGTTTGGGGGGGAAAAGTGAAGGAAGAGGTTTTGGGAGAAAAAGTGAGGGGTGGGAAAGTTAAGGAGgagttttgggggaaaaagtaAAGAggttttgagagaaaaaagtgaGGGGTGGGAGAGTTTGGGGGGGAAGTTAAGGAGGAGTTTTAGGGGGAAAAGTAAAGGAAGAGGTTTTGGGAGAAGAAAGTGAGGGGTGGGAGAGTTTGGGGGGGAAGTTAAGGAGGAGTTTTAGGGGGAAAAAGTTAAGGAAGAGGTTTTGGGAGAAGAAAGTGAGGGGTGGGAGAGTTTGGGGGGAAGTTAAGGAGGAGTTTTAGGgggaaaagtaaagaaagaggttttgaaagaaaaaagtgagggGTGGGAAAGTTAAGGAGgagttttgggggaaaaagtaAAGAAGAGGTTTTGGGAGAAGAAAGTGAGGGGTGGGAAAGTTAAGGAGGAGTTTTAGGGGGGAAAAGTAAAGAAGAGGTTTTGGGAGAAGAAAGTGAGGGGTGGGAAAGTTAAGGAGGAGTTTTAGGGGGGAAAAGTAAAGAAGAggttttgggaggaaaaagtgAGGGGTGGGAGAGTTAAGGAGGAGTTTTGGGGGGGAAAAGTAAAGAAGAGGTTTTGGGAGAAGAAAGTGAGGGGTGGGAGAGTTTGGGGGGGAAGTTAAGGAGGAGTTTTGGGGGGAAAAGTAAAGGAAGAggttttgggaggaaaaagtgAGGGGTGGGAGAGTTAAGGAGGAGTTTTGGGGGGGAAAAGTAAAGAAGAGGTTTTGGGAGAAGAAAGTGAGGGGTGGGAGAGTTTGGGGGGGAAGTTAAGGAGGAGTTTTGGGGGGAAAAGTAAAGGAAgaggttttgaaagaaaaaagtgagggGTGGGAGAGTTAAGGAGGAGTTTTAGGGGGGAAAAGTTAAGGAAGAGGTTTTGGGAGAAGAAAGTGAGGGGTGGGAGAGTTTGGGGGGAAGTTAAGGAGGAGTTTTGGGGGGAAAAGTAAAGGAAGAGGTTTTGGGAGAAGAAAGTGAGGGGTGGGAAAGTTAAGGAGGAGTTTTAGGGGGGAAAGTAAAGGAAGAggttttgggaggaaaaagtgAGGGGTGGGAGAGTTTGGGGGAAAGTTAAGGAGGAGTTTTAGGGGGAAAAGTTAAGGAAGAggttttgggaggaaaaagtgAGGGGTGGGAGAGTTAAGGAGGAGTTTTAGGGGGAAAAAGTAAAGGAAGAggttttgagagaaaaaagtgaGGGGTGGGAGAGTTTAGGGGGAAGTTAAGGAGGAGTTTTAGGGGGAAAAGTAAAGGAAGAGGTTTTGGGAGAAGAAAGTGAGGGGTGGGAAAGTTAAGGAGGAGTTTTAGGGGGGAAAAGTAAAGAAgaggttttggaaaaaaaagtgaggggTGGGAGAGTTTGGGGGGAAGTTAAGGAGGAGTTTTAGGGGGGAAAGTAAAGGAAGAggttttgggaggaaaaagtgAGGGGTGGGAGAGTTAAGGAGGAGTTTTAGGGGGAAAAGTAAAGAggttttgagagaaaaaagtgaGGGGTGGGAGAGTTTGGGGGGAAGTTAAGGAGGAGTTTTAGGGGGAAAAGTAAAGGAAGAGGTTTTGGGAGAAGAAAGTGAGGGGTGGGAGAGTTAAGGAGGAGTTTTAGGGGGGAAAAGTAAAGGAAGAGGTTTTGGGAGAAGAAAGTGAGGGGTGGGAGAGTTTGGGGGGGAAGTGAAGGAGGAGTTTTAGGGGGAAAAGTAAAGGAAGAGGTTTTGGGAGAAGAAAGTGAGGGGTGGGAGAGTTAAGGAGGAGTTTTAGGGGGGAAAAGTAAAGAAGAggttttgggaggaaaaagtgAGGGGTGGGAAAGTTAAGGAGgagttttgggggaaaaagtaAAGAggttttgagagaaaaaagtgaGGGGTGGGAGAGTTTGGGGGGAAGTTAAGGAGGAGTTTTAGGGGGAAAAGTAAAGGAAGAGGTTTTGGGAGAAGAAAGTGAGGGGTGGGAGAGTTAAGGAGGAGTTTTAGGGgggaaaagtaaagaaagaggttttgggaggaaaaagtgAGGGGTGGGAGAGTTTGGGGGGGAAGTGAAGGAGGAGTTTTAGGGGGAAAAGTAAAGGAAGaggttttggaagaaaaaagtgaggGGTGGGAAAGTTAAGGAGGAGttttagggggaaaaaggaagaagttttgGAAGAAAGCAAGGGGAGagttttggaggggaaaaagtgAAGGGAAAGGTTTTGGGAGAAAAAAGTGAGAGGTGGGAGTTTGGGGGGAAAAGTTAAGATGgagttttgggggaaaaagtgAAGGAAGAGGTTTTGGAAGAAAAGTGTGAAGGGAGGGGagagttttggggaaaaaagtgagggaaaagatttggggaaaaaaagcaaggtgAGGGAAGGGTTTTTGGGCAGAAAAGTGAGAGGTGGGAAGAATTTTGGAGGGAAAAAGCAAGGGAatgttttagaagaaaagagTGAGGGGTGGGAAGAGTTTTTGGGGAAAAAGTGAAGGAAGAGTTTTGGGGGGAAAATGTAAGAGAAGAgttttttgtggaaaaaggtaaaaggagggaaaaaacagagggcagggaaaggaggtGTTGGCAGTGTGGTGAGAAGCTGCTTCAATTCACCAACTCTTTGTTGTTCTTCAAACAAATGGTTCCCATGGGGGAGGCTTCATGCACGTTTTTAGGGGTGGAACCTTTGCGTGTACAGATCTCTGATTTATGAGAGGGAAAACACCCAGACTGAAAGGGTGAAGTGGTATCAAAACTCCCCCCCTccataaaaagagagagaaaaagggaaaattaccCATCCTCTCAGTGGGGCCCAGGTGGGAACTCGAGTGCAGAGATCCCGCAGCACCCGGATGACGATGACACACGACTTCAGCCCGTTGGCCCTGGCCTGGGAGAAGAaccagaaggggaaaaagagtccataaaataacaaaaaaaacccacccccaaACTGTTGGTTtgagcagatttttttgcagCGCTACTTTGCCAAgggtaaagaaaacaaaaaggaacaaaatcaGAAGGGTATTTTCGAGTTCTTTTGGAGTTACCAGTTTTACAAGACTGCTGTGTGCAAAGGCCACGTTACTCTTAACACAAAGCTGCAGCTACACATCTACAcgttaagaaaaaaaattgagtttgATTTAATTTGCCTCTTCAGCAGCTGCGCAGGGGACAGAGGCTCAGCTGGCACCTCCTGCTATCGTCCTTACAGATTtatatcaaaaaaaaagaaaaaaaaagcccaataaAAAACGTGAAGTTAgccccattttatttttttttaatgttttctacttaaaaaaaaaattaaaaaaataataaaaaaaaaaaaaaccaaaacaacaaccaaaaaaataaagacaaatataTAAGAACAAAATGCAAACCTGGAACCACTTGGCGTGC
This sequence is a window from Calypte anna isolate BGI_N300 unplaced genomic scaffold, bCalAnn1_v1.p scaffold_98_arrow_ctg1, whole genome shotgun sequence. Protein-coding genes within it:
- the ILF3 gene encoding interleukin enhancer-binding factor 3 isoform X2, yielding MRPMRIFVNDDRHVMAKHSAVYPTQEELEAVQNMVSHTERALKAVSDWIDEQEKVSGEQPETESMETAAEEENKEGGDQKATEQLTRTLRGVMRVGLVAKGLLLKGDLDLELVLLCKDKPTSDLLEKVADNLGVQLAAITEDKYEIIQSVGDAAIVIKNTKEPPLTLTIHLTSPVVREELEKQLSGETQSGTDSPDVLDRQKCLAALASLRHAKWFQARANGLKSCVIVIRVLRDLCTRVPTWAPLRGWPLELLCEKSIGTANRPMGAGEALRRVLECLASGIVMPDGSGIYDPCEKEATDAIGHLDRQQREDITQSAQHALRLAAFGQLHKVLGMDPLPSKMPKKPKNENPVDYTVQIPPSTTYAVTPMKRPMEEDGEEKSPSKKKKKIQKKEEKLEPPQAMNALMKLNQLKPGLQYKLVSQTGPVHAPIFTMSVEIDGSTFEASGPSKKTAKLHVAVKVLQDMGLPTGVEGKDSGKGEESAEETEQKPVVASPPPVVEAVSTPTAASPPADQTPENVKQQGPILTKHGKNPVMELNEKRRGLKYELISETGGSHDKRFVMEVEVDGQKFQGAGSNKKVAKAYAALAALEKLFPDAPVAIEQNKKKRTPVPTRGGPKFPVKQHNPGFGMGGPMHNEVPPPPNMRGRGRGGNMRGRGRGRGGFGGNHGGYMNAGGGYGSYGYGGNSATAGYSDFFTDSYGFHDFGAS
- the ILF3 gene encoding interleukin enhancer-binding factor 3 isoform X1 produces the protein MRPMRIFVNDDRHVMAKHSAVYPTQEELEAVQNMVSHTERALKAVSDWIDEQEKVSGEQPETESMETAAEEENKEGGDQKATEQLTRTLRGVMRVGLVAKGLLLKGDLDLELVLLCKDKPTSDLLEKVADNLGVQLAAITEDKYEIIQSVGDAAIVIKNTKEPPLTLTIHLTSPVVREELEKQLSGETQSGTDSPDVLDRQKCLAALASLRHAKWFQARANGLKSCVIVIRVLRDLCTRVPTWAPLRGWPLELLCEKSIGTANRPMGAGEALRRVLECLASGIVMPDGSGIYDPCEKEATDAIGHLDRQQREDITQSAQHALRLAAFGQLHKVLGMDPLPSKMPKKPKNENPVDYTVQIPPSTTYAVTPMKRPMEEDGEEKSPSKKKKKIQKKGIELTREEKLEPPQAMNALMKLNQLKPGLQYKLVSQTGPVHAPIFTMSVEIDGSTFEASGPSKKTAKLHVAVKVLQDMGLPTGVEGKDSGKGEESAEETEQKPVVASPPPVVEAVSTPTAASPPADQTPENVKQQGPILTKHGKNPVMELNEKRRGLKYELISETGGSHDKRFVMEVEVDGQKFQGAGSNKKVAKAYAALAALEKLFPDAPVAIEQNKKKRTPVPTRGGPKFPVKQHNPGFGMGGPMHNEVPPPPNMRGRGRGGNMRGRGRGRGGFGGNHGGYMNAGGGYGSYGYGGNSATAGYSDFFTDSYGFHDFGAS